Part of the Gemmatimonadetes bacterium SCN 70-22 genome, CTGGCCTCGATCCCGGCGGCGGGGCCCCGGTAGATGCGCGAGACGACCATCGCGCGGAACTACGCCGAGGCGCTCCTGGCCCTGGCGCGCAAGGCCGGCGCCCTCGACAGCTGGGAGGCCACCTTCCAGGCGCTGGCCAGCGCCATCACCGGCGACGCGCGCCTGGTGAACTTTCTGGCCGCCCCGCAGGTCTCGGCCGACAACAAGAACCGGGTGCTGGAAAGGGCCTTCGCCCCCGTGCTCCCGCGCACGCTGCTGCGCTTCGTGCAGAAGGTGGTGGACAACCGCCGCCAGATGCTCATCCCCGCGATCGCGGTGGAGTTCTCGAACCTGGTGGACGAGAGCGAGGGGCGGGTGCACGCGCAGGTGACCGTGGCGCGCGAGGCCAGCGACGGCGACCGCGCCATGCTGGCGCGCCGCCTGTCGGAGCGCCTGGGGAAGACCGTCGTCCCGCACGTGCACGTGAACCCGGCCATCCTGGGCGGGGTGATCGTGAAGGTGGGCGACACGGTGATGGACGGCTCGGTGCGCAAGCGGCTCAACACGCTGCGCGGGAAGCTGACGGCGGGGGTTCGCTAGGTCTCCGGCGGTGCGGGTGACGCGGGCCGCGACGTCGGGCCGCGATCTCGGGCCACGATCTCAGGCGAGGTCGTGGCCCGCGGTGCGTTCGGGGGTCGCCATGAGGGGGACGGGTGCGCAACTTGCAAGGCGCAGGTTGCGTCTTGCGGAAGACGCAGCCGCTGGACGCGGAGAGCGAGGCGCGCCGGGCCGCCGGGCCGCCGGGCGCACCGCGTAAACCACACATCTGGTGTCATGACCGAGACGTTGTCGCTGACTGGCTCCACGTGCGCCACGCGCCCTCGCCCTCGCTTGCCGCGGCGTGCGGCGGTGCGTGGCGCGGCACCTCGCCCCGTGGGAGGCTCCCTCCGGGCGACCCCCGCACCGCGAGCGAGCGCATGGACGGGCGCATGGACGGGCGCATGGGCGGGCGCATGGGCGGGCGCATGGGTGAGCGCATGGACGGGGGCATGAGCGGGCGCGTCGAGCCGCGCCGGGTCCCCAAGCCGTGGGGGTACGAGATCATCTGGGCCCATACGGATCGGTATGTGGGGAAGATCCTCCACATCCACGCCGGGCACGCCCTGTCGGTGCAGTACCACGAGGTGAAGGACGAGACGGTGTACCTGCTGTCGGGGGAGATGAAGTACTGGGTCAAGCTCCCCGGCGAGAAGGAGCTGCGCGACATGGCGCTCGCGCCCGGCGATGCCTTTCGCATCACCCCGGGGACGGTGCACTACATGGAGGCCGTGACCGACTGCGACATCCTCGAGGCCTCGACCCCCGAGCTCGACGACGTCGTGCGCATCAAGGACCGCTACGGGCGCGAGGGGACCAACGCGCCATGAGGAGTGCCGCATGAGGAGCGCCGCATGAGGAGTGCCGCATGAAGGTCATCATTCCGCTGGCCGGGAAGGGGACGCGCCTCCGCCCGCACACGCACGTCACCCCCAAGCCGATGCTGAAGGTGGCGGGGAAGCCGGTGATGGACTACGTGATGGACGACGTGGCGCGCCTGGGGAACGTGGACCAGGTGGTGTACATCACCGGGCACCTCAAGGAGAAGGTCGAGGCGCACGCGCGCACCGCCTTCGGCATTCCCGGCGTCTTCATCGAGCAGCAGGTGCAAGACGGGACGGCGGGGGCGGTGGCGCTGGCCAGGCCGCACGTCGACGCCCCCGTCCTCATCATCTTCGTCGACACCATCTTCGACGCCGACCTCTCGGTGATCAACAGCACCGACGCCGACGGGATCATCTGGACCAAGGAGGTGGAGGACTACCAGCGCTTCGGCGTGGTGGTGACCGACGCCGAGGGGTACATGACGCGGATCGTCGAGAAGCCGAAGGAGCCCATCTCGAAGCGGGCCAACATCGGCCTGTACTACATCCGCAACTGGGAGCTGCTGTACGAGGGGATCGACCACGTCCTCTCGCGCCCCGCCAACCAGGGGGAGTTCTACCTGACCGACGCCTTCCAGTACATGATCGAGCGCGGGGCGAGGATCAAGGTGATCGACGTCCAGGGATGGTACGACGCGGGGAAGCTCGACACGCTGCTGGAGACAAACCGCGCCATGCTGGAGAAGGGGCGCGCGCGGGTCCCGGCGGGGATCGACCTGTCGCAGGTGGTGCACCCGGTGTACATCGAGGACGGGGTGACGATCACCGGGTCGGTGGTGGGGCCCAACGTGTCGATCGGGAAGGGGAGCGTGATCGACCACGCGCACCTGCGCGACACCATCGTCGGCGACAAGGCGCGCATCGCGCGCTGCACGCTGCGCAACTCGCTGGTGGGGAACGAGGTGCTGCTGGCGGGGGTGAGGGGGGAGGTGACGGTCGGCGACCATTCGGAGGTGCGGGGCGACGCGTGACGCGATGATGCGCGAGCCGGCCTATCCGGTACTGGTGATTGGCGCGGGCCCCGCGGGGCTGGCGACTGCGGCGTCGCTTGCTCGGCGCGGAATCCCGTATCGTCTCCTCGAGCGTGGCGACACCCTCGCGTACTCGTGGGAGCAGCTGTACGACTCGCTGGTGCTCCACACCGGGCGCCACATGTCCACGCTTCCGGGGATGAAGTACGGGCGGGGGACGCCGCTCTTTCCCACTCGCGGAGATTTCGTGCGCTACCTGCGCGCGTACGCCGAACGCTTCGGCGTGCGCGCCGAGTGCGGGAGCGAGGTGCGGGCGC contains:
- a CDS encoding ATP synthase F1 subunit delta: MRETTIARNYAEALLALARKAGALDSWEATFQALASAITGDARLVNFLAAPQVSADNKNRVLERAFAPVLPRTLLRFVQKVVDNRRQMLIPAIAVEFSNLVDESEGRVHAQVTVAREASDGDRAMLARRLSERLGKTVVPHVHVNPAILGGVIVKVGDTVMDGSVRKRLNTLRGKLTAGVR
- a CDS encoding cupin: MSGRVEPRRVPKPWGYEIIWAHTDRYVGKILHIHAGHALSVQYHEVKDETVYLLSGEMKYWVKLPGEKELRDMALAPGDAFRITPGTVHYMEAVTDCDILEASTPELDDVVRIKDRYGREGTNAP